Within Halorussus sp. MSC15.2, the genomic segment CGAGTCCGGGGAACTGTCCGAGACGCTCGGTATCGGAGAGACCGGCGAGGAGGCGCAACTCCGCTGTGCGGTCTGCGGCCAACCTATCCGACCGGGAGAGCGCCGCGGGCCGAACGAGAACAACGAAATCGTCCACGAGACCTGCATGGAAGCGGCGAAGTGAGCGGTGGGTTCGGAGTTGTCGGACCGCGAGGTCGAACCCATCCGCGGTAGAGATTCGCGGCCGACAGTTTACTCGTTACGCTCGTTCGTGCTGTCAGCCACAGAAACATGCCGCCTTCCGGACC encodes:
- a CDS encoding DUF2892 domain-containing protein, with product MEQSKSVSERSRLVRTILAAGLAVAAIRSLQRGKRLSGALAGVGALALGYGATAESGELSETLGIGETGEEAQLRCAVCGQPIRPGERRGPNENNEIVHETCMEAAK